From a region of the Myxococcus stipitatus genome:
- a CDS encoding MFS transporter, translated as MSRRASLRVVFGIVSLDLIGFGILIPQLGVYGVKFGASPFTVGLLISVYSLMQLVAAPVLGRLSDRYGRRPVLLVSQLGSLVGYLLFALAHSLPLLFLARVIDGVSGGNIATAQAVVADITRPEERAKGMGVIGAAFGIGFVLGPALGGFLGAWGGNLAIGLFAAGLVAVNLACTWFFLPESRVAGAPSGHARTLAGVGLALRLPVVARCLALVLAYTTAFSQMEGTFSVYLLTRFLSSGPVALEGGLFLQPVVTDPAVLREASLRAGWLFAAVGVLSALVQGGLVRRLVGGAGGGAREARVATAGFVSTALGLALLPLAPDYAWLFPVMGLLAVGSALVNPCVSALVSLHAPPERLGAVLGAYQAFGSLGRILGPALGGWLFTRMGPQAPYGTAAAMVGVGALLASSLVLQARMSGARAAQRS; from the coding sequence TGATTCCGCAGCTGGGCGTGTACGGAGTGAAGTTCGGGGCCTCGCCGTTCACGGTGGGGCTGCTCATCTCCGTGTATTCGCTGATGCAGCTGGTCGCCGCCCCCGTGCTGGGTCGGCTGAGCGACAGGTATGGCCGCCGGCCGGTGCTGCTGGTGAGCCAGCTGGGCTCGCTGGTGGGCTACCTGCTCTTCGCCCTGGCGCACTCGCTGCCGCTGTTGTTCCTGGCGCGCGTCATCGACGGGGTGTCCGGGGGCAACATCGCCACGGCGCAGGCGGTGGTGGCGGACATCACCCGGCCGGAGGAGCGGGCGAAGGGGATGGGCGTCATCGGCGCGGCCTTCGGCATCGGCTTCGTGCTGGGGCCGGCGCTGGGCGGCTTCCTGGGGGCCTGGGGCGGCAACCTCGCCATCGGCCTGTTCGCCGCGGGGCTGGTGGCCGTCAACCTGGCGTGCACCTGGTTCTTCCTCCCGGAGTCCCGGGTGGCGGGGGCGCCGTCGGGGCACGCGCGCACGCTCGCGGGCGTGGGGCTGGCGCTGCGGCTGCCGGTGGTGGCGCGCTGCCTGGCGCTGGTGCTGGCGTACACCACCGCCTTCTCCCAGATGGAGGGCACCTTCTCCGTGTACCTCCTGACGCGCTTCCTCTCGAGCGGGCCGGTGGCGCTGGAGGGCGGGCTGTTCCTCCAACCGGTGGTGACGGACCCCGCGGTGCTGCGCGAGGCCTCCCTGCGCGCCGGGTGGCTGTTCGCGGCGGTGGGTGTGCTGAGCGCGCTGGTGCAGGGGGGGCTCGTGCGGCGGCTGGTGGGCGGGGCGGGCGGCGGCGCGCGCGAGGCCCGGGTGGCCACGGCGGGCTTCGTGTCGACCGCGCTGGGGCTGGCGCTGTTGCCGCTCGCGCCGGACTATGCGTGGCTGTTCCCCGTCATGGGGCTGCTCGCGGTGGGCTCGGCGCTGGTCAACCCGTGTGTGTCCGCGCTGGTGTCGCTGCACGCGCCGCCGGAGCGGCTGGGCGCGGTGTTGGGGGCCTATCAGGCCTTCGGTTCGCTGGGGCGCATCCTGGGGCCGGCGCTGGGCGGGTGGCTGTTCACCCGCATGGGCCCCCAGGCGCCCTACGGGACGGCGGCGGCGATGGTGGGAGTGGGGGCGCTGCTGGCATCCTCCCTGGTGCTCCAGGCGAGAATGTCAGGCGCCAGGGCCGCACAAAGGTCGTAA
- the plsX gene encoding phosphate acyltransferase PlsX, whose translation MEAMVGKQPQPVTIAFDVMGTDHGPAEVVRGAAQLSLESPHIHALLVGDRTLIDNALAETKHNGERISVQHAADFVGMDEKPGEALARKPNASVSVAARLVAEGEAQALVSAGNTGAGVLACARHFQLIPGVRRAALATVYPTRSVRGAKEDPFSLILDVGATVEANAEDLVTFAVMGSAYARIISRNERPKVALLSNGVEPQKGPPRVVEAHTRLSEMGAINFIGNVEGIDIPKGTADVIVTDGFVGNVCLKMLEGVHETVVELAQYAYKESLRWRAGLAMLSSGIQRIKDITDWNQYGGAPILGFDRIFIKAHGRSKARAIANAGKVAAKVVANNLGQAIREGLQK comes from the coding sequence ATGGAGGCCATGGTGGGGAAGCAGCCGCAGCCGGTGACGATTGCCTTCGACGTGATGGGGACGGACCACGGCCCGGCGGAGGTGGTGCGCGGTGCCGCGCAACTCTCCCTGGAGTCGCCTCACATCCACGCGTTGCTGGTGGGGGACCGCACCCTCATCGACAACGCGTTGGCGGAGACGAAGCACAACGGCGAGCGAATCTCCGTGCAGCACGCGGCGGACTTCGTGGGCATGGACGAGAAGCCGGGCGAGGCCCTGGCGCGCAAGCCCAACGCGTCCGTGTCCGTGGCCGCGCGGCTGGTGGCGGAGGGCGAGGCGCAGGCGCTGGTGTCCGCGGGCAACACGGGCGCGGGCGTGCTGGCGTGCGCGCGCCACTTCCAGCTCATCCCCGGCGTGCGCCGCGCGGCGCTGGCCACGGTGTACCCCACGCGCTCGGTGCGCGGCGCCAAGGAGGACCCCTTCTCCCTCATCCTCGACGTGGGGGCCACGGTGGAGGCCAACGCGGAGGACCTGGTGACGTTCGCCGTCATGGGGTCCGCGTACGCGCGCATCATCTCCCGCAACGAGCGGCCCAAGGTGGCGCTGCTGTCCAACGGCGTGGAGCCGCAGAAGGGCCCGCCGCGCGTGGTGGAGGCGCACACGCGCCTGTCGGAGATGGGCGCCATCAACTTCATCGGCAACGTGGAGGGCATCGACATCCCCAAGGGCACCGCGGACGTCATCGTCACGGACGGCTTCGTGGGCAACGTGTGCCTGAAGATGCTGGAGGGCGTGCACGAGACGGTGGTGGAGCTGGCCCAGTACGCCTACAAGGAGAGCCTGCGCTGGCGCGCGGGCCTGGCCATGCTGTCCAGCGGCATCCAGCGCATCAAGGACATCACCGACTGGAACCAGTACGGGGGTGCGCCCATCCTCGGGTTCGACCGCATCTTCATCAAGGCGCACGGCCGCTCGAAGGCGCGCGCCATCGCCAACGCGGGCAAGGTGGCGGCGAAGGTGGTCGCCAACAACCTGGGCCAGGCCATCCGGGAAGGCCTCCAGAAGTGA
- a CDS encoding phosphatase domain-containing protein, which yields MSLPDRIDPRPPRRIYRWDLDKTYLQTDFDSLKDLLRTAFQKAHEKVAVPGASALIRELSENGDSRLCIVSGSPKQMRAVLEEKLKLDGVRWDEFVLKDNVGNLLRGRFRALRGQVGYKLPAILESRVHAPVEAEEVLFGDDAEADAFIYSLYADLIAGRVDERVLSQVLEAGGVYPDDAERVRAAWKQIAVADPVRRIFIHLDKLTPPAHFTPYGPRVVPIFNYFQAALVLLADGHLSAPQVLKIAVEMVQTAGHNIITLSNSFQDLLRRGLPLQQAAIALSQALEGPNKLLAAMRPMPDILSAFSKRLAALGTPPPPPPVQAVDYVSLIHHALPRNHKGRNKPSS from the coding sequence GTGAGTCTGCCGGACCGTATCGACCCGCGTCCGCCCCGGCGCATCTACCGCTGGGACCTGGACAAGACGTACCTGCAGACGGACTTCGATTCGCTCAAGGACCTGCTGCGCACCGCCTTCCAGAAGGCGCACGAGAAGGTCGCGGTGCCGGGGGCCAGCGCCCTCATCCGCGAGCTGTCGGAGAACGGCGACTCGCGGCTGTGCATCGTCTCCGGCAGCCCCAAGCAGATGCGGGCCGTGCTGGAGGAGAAGCTCAAGCTGGACGGCGTGCGCTGGGACGAGTTCGTCCTCAAGGACAACGTGGGCAACCTCCTGCGCGGGCGCTTCCGGGCGCTGCGCGGGCAGGTGGGCTACAAGCTGCCCGCCATCCTCGAGAGCCGGGTGCACGCGCCCGTCGAGGCCGAGGAGGTGCTCTTCGGCGACGACGCGGAGGCGGACGCGTTCATCTATTCGCTCTACGCGGACCTCATCGCGGGGCGCGTGGACGAGCGCGTGCTGTCCCAGGTGCTGGAGGCGGGCGGGGTGTATCCGGACGACGCGGAGCGCGTGCGCGCGGCGTGGAAGCAGATCGCCGTGGCGGACCCGGTGCGGCGCATCTTCATCCACCTGGACAAGCTGACGCCGCCCGCGCACTTCACGCCCTACGGGCCGCGCGTGGTGCCCATCTTCAACTACTTCCAGGCCGCGCTGGTGCTGCTGGCGGATGGCCACCTGTCCGCGCCCCAGGTGCTCAAGATCGCCGTGGAGATGGTGCAGACGGCGGGGCACAACATCATCACCCTCTCCAACTCCTTCCAGGACCTGCTGCGCCGGGGCCTGCCCCTGCAGCAGGCCGCCATCGCCCTGTCCCAGGCGCTCGAGGGCCCCAACAAGCTGCTGGCGGCGATGCGGCCCATGCCGGACATCCTCTCCGCGTTCAGCAAGCGCCTGGCCGCGCTGGGCACGCCGCCGCCGCCGCCTCCGGTGCAGGCGGTGGACTACGTGTCCCTCATCCACCACGCGCTGCCGCGCAACCACAAGGGTCGCAACAAGCCCTCCTCGTGA